The following are encoded together in the Pseudoalteromonas ruthenica genome:
- a CDS encoding hybrid sensor histidine kinase/response regulator, with amino-acid sequence MNDILVVEDQEFDFRIIKAILEEKHHSLTHATSAEHALVEIHRHLPALILMDIEMPGMNGLELCRQLKQDEYSAHVPIIFISSYSDRQHIDDAFAAGGVDYIVKPFNKTEVQQRVSTYLMLIEATHRQQQISTLKDILLMTSGLAHELNTPLGNCLTASGSLEMQSQTLHQALNKKSLTAKALNSGLQKIDHANTLLMRNLLKTSEMVGEFQTMFNDYSTPDGEAINIHDMALMLFEPFTYQSYPFRLSFDVQGQLHMDHGSNTIQRVLLELMANSCKHAQLEPGDNLDVVLKLEQRGQYAQLIYEDNAAELSAEQAAQILSPFYTTARANGALGLGGTRIAQGITLLLNGSIEVQALRPRGVRFSIQVPLQSQSGSPNRLQAGARY; translated from the coding sequence ATGAATGATATATTGGTGGTCGAAGATCAGGAATTTGATTTTCGTATTATTAAAGCGATATTGGAAGAAAAGCACCACTCACTGACTCACGCTACATCTGCTGAGCACGCGTTGGTTGAAATTCATCGCCATTTACCGGCACTTATTCTGATGGACATAGAAATGCCCGGTATGAATGGGTTAGAGCTCTGCCGGCAGCTTAAGCAGGATGAGTACAGCGCCCATGTGCCTATCATTTTTATTAGCTCATACTCTGATCGCCAACATATTGATGATGCCTTTGCCGCCGGTGGCGTCGACTACATTGTTAAGCCCTTTAATAAAACGGAAGTACAACAACGGGTCAGTACCTACCTTATGCTGATAGAGGCAACGCATCGACAACAACAGATAAGCACGCTCAAAGATATTCTTTTGATGACCTCAGGGCTGGCACATGAACTCAATACGCCACTCGGAAATTGTCTAACAGCGAGTGGGTCGCTAGAGATGCAGAGTCAAACACTGCATCAAGCACTGAATAAAAAATCCCTAACCGCCAAAGCGTTAAACTCTGGCTTGCAGAAAATCGACCATGCCAACACCTTGCTGATGCGCAATTTGCTGAAAACCAGTGAAATGGTGGGTGAGTTTCAAACTATGTTTAATGACTACAGCACCCCAGACGGTGAAGCGATTAATATTCATGATATGGCATTAATGTTATTCGAGCCCTTCACTTACCAAAGTTACCCCTTCCGGCTTTCGTTTGATGTGCAAGGACAGCTGCATATGGATCACGGCAGCAATACCATACAGCGGGTCCTGTTGGAGTTGATGGCCAATAGCTGCAAACATGCTCAGTTAGAGCCGGGTGACAATTTAGACGTTGTGCTCAAGCTAGAGCAAAGGGGTCAATATGCGCAACTTATCTATGAAGATAACGCAGCGGAATTATCAGCCGAGCAAGCGGCGCAAATATTGTCACCCTTTTACACCACAGCACGAGCTAATGGAGCATTAGGGCTTGGGGGAACCCGTATTGCCCAAGGCATTACCCTGCTGCTTAATGGCTCTATTGAAGTACAGGCGCTGCGCCCGCGTGGTGTGCGTTTTAGTATACAAGTGCCGCTACAGAGCCAATCTGGTTCACCTAATCGCTTGCAAGCAGGAGCGCGCTACTAA
- a CDS encoding YbaB/EbfC family nucleoid-associated protein: MFKGGMGNMMKQAQQMQERMQKAQEEIANLEVTGEAGAGLVKVTMLGSHNVRRVEIDESLMEDDKDMIEDLLAAACNDAVRRVADESQKRMSEVTGGMNLPPGMKMPF, translated from the coding sequence ATGTTTAAAGGCGGAATGGGCAATATGATGAAGCAGGCGCAGCAAATGCAAGAGCGCATGCAAAAGGCCCAAGAAGAAATTGCCAATTTAGAAGTGACCGGTGAAGCCGGTGCGGGTTTAGTTAAAGTGACCATGTTAGGTAGCCACAATGTACGCCGCGTGGAAATCGATGAAAGCCTAATGGAAGATGACAAAGACATGATTGAAGACTTGCTTGCAGCCGCGTGCAATGACGCTGTACGTCGCGTAGCAGACGAAAGTCAAAAACGTATGTCTGAAGTAACCGGTGGGATGAACTTACCCCCAGGCATGAAAATGCCGTTCTAA